One genomic region from Bufo bufo chromosome 3, aBufBuf1.1, whole genome shotgun sequence encodes:
- the LOC120993704 gene encoding uncharacterized protein K02A2.6-like, protein MPPFTIAQCTLLSKVDHWVESLKSRFKEVFEDSLGTVKGKMAHLLLKPGATPRFCKARSVPFALRKKVEAELDHLLAEKIITKVDRSEWASPIVPVKKKNGDIRICGDFRVALNNQLLVDQYPLPRLEDLFGSLAGGQKFTKIDLKQAYLQLQVHPDSHHLLTINTHKGLFQYNRMVFGIAPAPAIWQRIMDEVLAGIPFTQCLLDDMLITGPTDEEHRKNVEAVLGRLQKYGLRVNLSKCEFLKSQLEFCAHTVDRHGLHTTEEKVKALTHAPTPRNVTQLRSYLGLLNYYHRFLPNLAHQLYPLHRLLDARAKWIWTDKCEEAFRLSKELILSSRVLVHYDLKKPVILACDASPYGLGAVLSHVMPDGTERPISFASRSLTSAEQNYSQIDKEALAIVWATKKFHAYIYGREFTLITDHKPLLSILNPQKGISTTTASRLQRYALFLGAYAYSIRYRSHDTHGNADAFSRLPLRDDHPLREIRVVEVHRPQSCMSTSLIARHTATDPFLSQIFSYVQTGWPERVSGEFRPYFARKCELVTNAGCLQWGNRVIVPQYLQSTMLRILHEGHPGVVRMKQRARSYVWWPQMDTAIEDYVAQCPGCCQAQRPQKRGTLQPWPWPTEPWSRLHLDFAGPIQGKMYLIVVDAHSKWPEVFQMPSITSAATILVLRKLFAQYGLPTAIVSDNGTQFTSHEFQSFLSGLGVQHCKTAPYHPASNGLAERFVQTFKKHLLSTLDQVGLSEEKLLEFLIMYRNTKHATTGLSPAFLMFGRHLRTKLDLVRPQEQSPTPPPPGRLGFRAGDLVWSQNYRALPPWLPGVIDGTLGRRMYLVRLEEGICVRRHLSQLRKRICRPLVTKPTLLSNHPPESTLNSAGDIWHGVWHDPTSLQPNPEPVGDHIPEEPGHVPGVTETDLSVGRPLTSPVPLTDFIPPGAVPLRKSTRQRRQTPRWQSAEILRDTLEVREQRQRAHEVLRKSQN, encoded by the coding sequence atgcctccttttacCATTGCCCAATGTACATTGCTTTCTAAAGTAGACCATTGGGTGGAATCCCTGAAGTCacgttttaaagaggtttttgagGACTCTTTGGGCACCGTAAAAGGAAAGATGGCCCACCTCCTCTTGAAGCCTGGTGCTACACCTCGTTTTTGTAAGGCAAGATCAGTACCTTTTGCCTTGCGAAAAAAAGTGGAAGCAGAGCTGGACCACCTATTGGCTGAAAAGATCATAACGAAAgtggatagaagtgaatgggcatcACCAATTGTGCCTGTCAAGAAAAAGAATGGAGACATTAGGATTTGTGGTGATTTCAGGGTAGCTCTGAACAACCAACTTCTTGTGGATCAATACCCATTGCCTCGACTTGAAGATTTATTTGGCTCACTGGCTGGGGggcaaaagtttacaaaaatagactTAAAGCAAGCTTACCTGCAACTGCAAGTACACCCAGATTCACACCATCTGTTGACCATTAACACTCATAAAGGATTATTCCAGTATAACCGCATGGTTTTTGGCATAGCCCCAGCTCCAGCCATCTGGCAGCGGATCATGGATGAGGTACTGGCAGGAATACCTTTCACCCAATGTCTACTGGATGACATGCTCATCACTGGTCCCACTGATGAAGAACACAGAAAGAATGTTGAAGCTGTGCTAGggagactccaaaagtatggtttaCGTGTCAATCTGTCAAAATGCGAATTTCTCAAGTCTCAACTGGAGTTTTGTGCCCACACGGTGGACCGACATGGGTTACACACTACTGAAGAAAAGGTTAAAGCCCTTACCCATGCCCCTACCCCCCGGAATGTCACCCAGCTCAGGTCCTACCTTGGCCTCCTAAATTACTACCACCGTTTCTTGCCGAACCTAGCACACCAGCTCTACCCATTACATCGCTTACTGGATGCAAGAGCTAAATGGATATGGACAGACAAATGTGAAGAAGCTTTTCGGCTTTCTAAAGAACTCATTCTGTCTTCTCGAGTTCTGGTCCACTATGATTTAAAGAAACCCGTCATCCTGGCTTGTGATGCCTCGCCTTATGGACTGGGTGCCGTGCTTTCCCATGTCATGCCGGATGGCACGGAGCGCCCCATTTCTTTTGCCTCCAGGTCTTTAACCTCAGCAGAACAAAACTACTCCCAGATTGACAAGGAAGCTTTGGCCATTgtatgggccacaaaaaaatttCACGCGTACATCTATGGTCGGGAGTTCACACTGATCACTGACCACAAACCTCTGTTGTCAATACTGAACCCTCAGAAAGGAATTTCTACAACAACCGCATCTCGCTTACAAAGGTACGCTTTATTTTTAGGAGCTTATGCTTATTCTATCAGATACCGCTCCCATGATACCCATGGCAATGCAGATGCCTTTTCCAGATTGCCACTAAGAGATGACCACCCACTAAGAGAGATACGTGTAGTGGAAGTACACAGGCCCCAATCTTGCATGTCCACCTCCCTGATTGCCAGACATACAGCCACAGATCCTTTCCTGTCTCAGATATTCTCTTATGTTCAGACTGGATGGCCAGAGAGAGTTTCAGGTGAATTTCGTCCGTACTTTGCCAGAAAATGTGAGCTTGTGACTAATGCTGGTTGCCTACAATGGGGCAATAGAGTGATTGTACCCCAGTACTTGCAATCAACCATGCTAAGGATACTGCATGAAGGCCATCCTGGTGTGGTGCGCATGAAGCAGCGAGCCCGGAGCTATGTTTGGTGGCCACAAATGGATACAGCAATTGAAGATTATGTTGCTCAATGTCCTGGGTGCTGTCAAGCCCAGCGACCCCAAAAGAGAGGAACCCTACAACCTTGGCCATGGCCAACAGAACCGTGGTCCAGACTCCATCTTGATTTTGCTGGCCCCATCCAGGGTAAAATGTATTTGATCGTGGTAGATGCGCATTCAAAATGGCCGGAGGTTTTTCAAATGCCTTCTATTACCTCAGCTGCTACCATTCTAGTCTTAAGGAAGCTCTTTGCTCAATATGGCTTGCCAACAGCCATAGTCTCCGACAATGGAACTCAATTTACATCGCATGAGTTTCAATCCTTCCTTAGTGGCTTGGGCGTCCAACACTGTAAAACAGCTCCTTATCATCCAGCTTCAAATGGGCTGGCAGAACGATTTGTGCAGACATTTAAGAAGCACTTACTGTCCACTCTGGACCAGGTTGGACTGTCAGAAGAGAAGCTGCTGGAATTCTTGATCATGTACCGTAACACGAAACACGCTACTACTGGGCTGTCACCGGCTTTTCTTATGTTTGGCAGGCATCTCCGCACCAAACTTGATTTAGTTCGTCCGCAGGAACAGTCACCAACACCTCCTCCgccgggccgtctgggattccgtgCCGGTGATCTTGTATGGTCTCAGAATTACAGAGCTTTGCCTCCTTGGCTTCCTGGCGTTATTGATGGAACTCTTGGCAGAAGAATGTACCTTGTCCGCCTGGAGGAAGGCATTTGTGTTCGGCGACACCTTTCACAATTGAGGAAACGCATTTGCCGGCCACTAGTGACAAAACCGACCCTTCTTTCTAACCACCCACCAGAGTCTACTCTGAACTCTGCTGGTGACATATGGCATGGTGTCTGGCATGATCCCACAAGTTTACAACCAAACCCTGAACCGGTTGGTGACCATATTCCTGAAGAGCCCGGACATGTGCCTGGAGTTACAGAGACTGATTTGTCTGTGGGACGCCCACTGACATCTCCAGTACCTTTGACTGACTTTATCCCTCCCGGTGCTGTGCCTCTGCGTAAGTCTACCCGTCAAAGACGTCAAACGCCTCGCTGGCAAAGTGCTGAAATCTTACGGGACACATTGGAGGTCAGGGAACAGAGACAAAGGGCTCATGAAGTGCTGCGGAAATCACAGAACTGA
- the LOC120993703 gene encoding posterior protein-like, giving the protein MELAYSYVKKYASAKYHSCADEPLKSQVNALLSQCQQHNDKLQSRPLTKKGNKQKLANEIAVLLRITEISEQMGEQWRAERSHLGEQIEKIGDNLSSIATASSVEMDDLRATVCNLSERNCELQKQLEQCNANFDMKSRLVGSLQLKLSHMEELVMSLERKLEDANSQLLRKEQWILSLNERKKKCPSANICIVTDVNTSNEVALANAPGYLGEGTSVLTINEKLTLCQILGEFNTLESPVCLSNKFEAIVQKYTLTDKDACSLLRAWVPAPLAAQVSAYENDNLDAEGRMKELQRVLKSRDDRGINALQRMRFRRGDDPILFCNQYLSLYKSVYNCPDMSADDSGFIYSMANICYVNYPNRIALRNANSYQSFINILRDWCEESSDGYRSDADISVVSRGTRRKKFIRCYKCHRPGHIQRFCRTPDIFSLIPDDKSISTQGKESIPQAPDVMDNSLGESVNAEGQKEEITDNNGPHHPNSQQPWGTSIPMFAPWTNLPFWLEPLKAA; this is encoded by the exons ATGGAACTGGCCTATAGTTATGTTAAGAAATATGCCTCTGCCAAATATCATTCATGTGCAGATGAACCTCTTAAGAGTCAAGTTAATGCGTTGTTGTCTCAGTGTCAGCAACATAATGACAAACTGCAGAGTAGACCACTTACAAAGAAAGGTAACAAACAGAAATTGGCTAACGAAATTGCGGTATTGCTCAGAATCACAGAAATTTCTGAGCAAATGGGGGAGCAATGGAGAGCAGAAAGGAGTCATCTTGGAGAGCAGATAGAGAAAATTGGAGATAATCTTAGTAGCATTGCAACTGCCTCCAGTGTTGAAATGGATGACTTGAGGGCTACTGTGTGCAATTTATCCGAAAGAAATTGTGAGCTGCAAAAACAATTGGAACAATGCAATGCAAACTTTGATATGAAGAGTAGACTTGTTGGTTCATTGCAACTAAAATTATCTCATATGGAGGAATTGGTAATGTCTTTGGAGAGGAAATTGGAAGATGCAAACTCACAACTACTTAGAAAGGAGCAATGGATATTATCCCTCAATGAACGGAAGAAAAAGTGTCCATCAGCCAATATCTGTATTGTCACTGATGTGAATACATCCAATGAGGTGGCACTAGCAAATGCTCCTGGATATTTAGGGGAGGGCACTAGTGTACTCACAATTAATGAAAAACTTACATTGTGCCAGATTCTGGGTGAGTTTAATACACTGGAGTCACCCGTGTGCCTGTCTAATAAATTTGAGGCTATTGTACAGAAATACACTTTGACTGATAAAGATGCATGCTCTCTTCTAAGGGCTTGGGTACCAGCACCTCTAGCAGCCCAGGTATCTGCATATGAGAATGACAACTTAGATGCAGAGGGAAGGATGAAAGAACTGCAGCGTGTGTTAAAGAGTCGTGATGATAGAGGGATAAATGCGTTACAAAGAATGAGATTTAGAAGAGGAGATGACCCTAtattgttctgtaaccaatatctTTCACTGTACAAAAGTGTGTATAATTGTCCCGATATGTCTGCTGATGATTCAGGCTTCATATACTCAATGGCCAATATATGTTATGTGAACTATCCTAATAGGATTGCCCTCAGAAATGCCAATTCATACCAGAGCTTTATCAATATACTTAGAGACTGGTGTGAAGAATCCAGTGATGGTTATAGATCAGATGCAGATATATCAGTAGTGAGCAGAGGTACAAGAAGGAAGAAATTCATCAGGTGTTACAAATGTCACAGACCAGGGCACATTCAGAGATTTTGTAGAACCCCCGATATTTTCAGCCTGATACCGGATGATAAAAGTATATCCACCCAGGGCAAGGAAAGCATACCACAGGCGCCTGATGTAATGGATAACAGCCTTGGGGAGTCAGTAAATGCTGAGGGGCAAAAGGAGGAGATTACAGATAACAATGGCCCCCACCATCCGAATAGCCAACAGCCATGGGGGACGAGCATACCAATGTTTGCACCCTGGACTAATCTTCCATTTTGGCTG GAGCCACTAAAGGCAGCTTAG